Proteins encoded together in one Entomobacter blattae window:
- a CDS encoding recombinase family protein, with the protein MIVGYACTSTPDQVNDLEIQKEELSKSRAEKLFYEFTSAKNSKRPQLKAALEFLREGDVFVVTRPDRLCSLNKRPSRHY; encoded by the coding sequence ATGATTGTAGGTTATGCTTGTACCTCAACACCAGATCAGGTTAATGATTTAGAAATCCAGAAAGAAGAACTTTCAAAATCAAGAGCAGAAAAACTGTTTTACGAATTTACTTCTGCTAAAAATTCAAAGAGGCCACAGTTAAAAGCGGCCCTTGAATTTTTGAGAGAGGGTGATGTGTTTGTCGTTACCCGTCCCGACAGGCTGTGCTCGCTCAACAAGAGACCTTCTAGGCATTATTGA
- a CDS encoding recombinase family protein, giving the protein MCLSLPVPTGCARSTRDLLGIIDDLEKRGIDLIVLSMGSQKLDTRTSTGKLMITVIGAMAAFERELLLERQKEGIALAKAQGKYKGRKPAVMAKTEDVIKLKKEGLSIVTIAEIVGIPRSSVYRCPNKNY; this is encoded by the coding sequence ATGTGTTTGTCGTTACCCGTCCCGACAGGCTGTGCTCGCTCAACAAGAGACCTTCTAGGCATTATTGATGATCTGGAGAAAAGAGGTATTGATCTGATAGTATTAAGTATGGGTAGCCAGAAACTTGATACAAGGACATCAACAGGCAAGCTTATGATTACAGTGATTGGAGCGATGGCTGCCTTTGAGCGGGAGTTGCTTCTGGAACGTCAGAAAGAGGGTATTGCTCTTGCTAAAGCGCAGGGAAAATATAAGGGTAGAAAGCCCGCAGTCATGGCAAAAACAGAAGATGTTATAAAGCTGAAAAAGGAGGGTTTAAGCATTGTTACTATCGCCGAGATCGTTGGAATACCAAGAAGCAGCGTCTATAGATGCCCAAATAAAAATTATTAA
- a CDS encoding AzlD domain-containing protein — protein MPQEIFLLIVIFSMMVITFAIRLIPLHIRPEKMPGYINAIIEYIPAAVISSITVPALFLTKNENFTLYNANILAAIPVLLTAWYSKNLILSVIVGVLFHVILTRFLF, from the coding sequence ATGCCTCAAGAAATTTTCCTCCTGATTGTCATTTTTTCCATGATGGTTATTACATTCGCCATCAGACTGATTCCCCTACATATCAGACCAGAAAAAATGCCTGGTTATATTAATGCTATCATTGAATATATCCCGGCGGCTGTCATTTCCAGTATTACAGTACCAGCTCTGTTCCTTACCAAAAATGAAAATTTTACTCTATATAATGCTAATATATTAGCAGCAATCCCTGTTTTACTAACCGCCTGGTATAGTAAAAACTTGATCCTTAGCGTAATAGTTGGCGTTCTTTTTCATGTTATCCTGACACGATTTCTGTTTTAA
- a CDS encoding AzlC family ABC transporter permease, which translates to MRTRSLNNTIPDVKSDLRESLLHASPIMAGYFMVAFVFGVMCLNVGLPVWFAPAMCLFVYAGASQFAALALLTSGTTLIPILLSTFLINSRHMLMSMYMAKKISSIKMSGLKKSLYAFGLTDESFAMHSQRIENGLSTAASYLLSFNTFCHLAWIAGGLSGALASQYLKKFISFRLDYALTAMMLFVLVALCNTTGKRIVALVSIVTTIGINFIHVSPLNVFVATAIGCGVGICLKKFSS; encoded by the coding sequence ATGCGAACTCGATCTCTAAACAATACTATACCAGATGTAAAAAGCGACCTTAGGGAAAGCCTGCTTCACGCTTCTCCAATTATGGCCGGTTATTTTATGGTGGCCTTTGTTTTTGGTGTAATGTGCCTGAATGTTGGCCTACCAGTATGGTTTGCACCTGCTATGTGCCTGTTTGTTTATGCTGGAGCTTCTCAATTTGCCGCACTGGCGTTGCTAACATCTGGCACAACCCTGATCCCAATTTTACTCTCTACATTCCTGATCAATTCACGCCATATGTTAATGTCTATGTACATGGCAAAAAAAATCAGCTCCATTAAAATGTCGGGGTTAAAAAAGTCTCTCTATGCTTTTGGTCTTACAGATGAATCTTTCGCCATGCATAGCCAAAGAATTGAAAATGGTCTTTCTACTGCTGCAAGTTATCTGCTGAGCTTTAATACATTCTGCCATCTCGCATGGATAGCGGGTGGTCTTAGTGGTGCCCTTGCCTCCCAATACCTCAAAAAATTCATCAGCTTCAGGCTCGATTATGCTTTAACAGCCATGATGCTTTTTGTTTTGGTAGCACTTTGCAACACCACAGGTAAACGTATCGTTGCCCTGGTTTCTATAGTAACTACCATTGGGATAAATTTTATTCACGTTTCACCATTAAATGTCTTCGTAGCAACAGCTATAGGGTGTGGAGTTGGTATATGCCTCAAGAAATTTTCCTCCTGA
- a CDS encoding GNAT family N-acetyltransferase, translating to MTSSNNIHIEYTTKSKSTDKFTISKANSDDTSKIVSFLQFFKEISFCDWQDEEHIRNVLHSDSSRCYLAKKNNHTIIGVIIGGFMGTRATLNHIAVSPLFRNNKIGTALTKAMLSDFYDNGIKRVFLFIDNKNKTAYKFWSSFGFLPTVGETTCELDL from the coding sequence ATGACATCATCAAATAATATCCATATAGAATATACTACTAAAAGCAAATCTACGGATAAATTTACCATATCCAAGGCTAATTCTGATGATACTTCTAAAATTGTATCATTCTTACAGTTTTTTAAGGAAATTTCTTTCTGTGACTGGCAAGATGAAGAACATATCAGAAATGTTCTTCATTCCGACAGTTCACGTTGCTATTTAGCCAAAAAAAATAATCACACTATTATTGGCGTTATTATTGGAGGGTTTATGGGAACTCGGGCAACACTCAACCATATTGCCGTATCACCCCTGTTCAGAAACAATAAAATTGGCACAGCTTTAACAAAAGCAATGCTTTCTGATTTTTACGACAATGGTATTAAACGTGTTTTTCTATTTATTGACAACAAAAACAAGACTGCATATAAATTCTGGAGCTCTTTTGGGTTTCTGCCAACAGTAGGAGAAACCACATGCGAACTCGATCTCTAA
- a CDS encoding 2OG-Fe dioxygenase family protein — MLHLNNRSIGHNLRRDKTVTISGSDFTLNGEFDNFVKFTKSWEDMGVDQFYGQAKHGTRYRRYSDFNYNPVTHQLTQLEHRAYEQSLIHNKYVGGIERHFNDFDNNIITSPILQSLVKIDFNVYKEVLPEKLHTETWQCQIHQIRIEIKPDQKIEITPEGIHCDGYPFSGVHFWGRHNVEGAQSQIFTKDEILVDSGTYQNILDTTFFLDREMLHYVTPAINPTDTQMGFRQIIAVSFSRPGSEYDIIK, encoded by the coding sequence ATGTTACACCTTAACAACAGAAGCATCGGTCACAATCTCCGAAGGGATAAAACAGTAACCATTTCAGGTTCTGATTTCACCCTCAACGGTGAATTTGATAATTTTGTTAAATTTACCAAAAGTTGGGAAGATATGGGTGTTGATCAATTCTATGGTCAGGCAAAACACGGAACACGTTATCGTCGATATAGTGACTTTAATTATAACCCTGTAACACATCAATTGACTCAACTTGAACACCGAGCTTATGAGCAGTCCCTCATTCATAATAAATATGTAGGTGGGATTGAGAGACATTTTAATGATTTCGATAATAACATTATAACATCACCTATATTACAATCCTTAGTAAAAATCGATTTCAATGTCTATAAGGAAGTTCTTCCAGAAAAACTTCATACCGAAACATGGCAATGTCAGATACACCAGATAAGGATTGAAATTAAACCAGATCAAAAAATTGAAATTACCCCTGAAGGAATTCATTGTGACGGTTATCCTTTTAGTGGTGTGCATTTCTGGGGACGTCACAACGTCGAAGGAGCCCAAAGCCAGATTTTTACTAAAGACGAAATACTGGTTGATTCTGGTACTTATCAAAATATATTAGACACTACATTTTTTCTTGATCGTGAAATGTTACATTACGTAACTCCGGCTATTAACCCAACTGACACCCAAATGGGTTTTCGGCAGATTATTGCTGTATCTTTCTCTAGGCCGGGATCAGAATATGACATCATCAAATAA
- a CDS encoding helix-turn-helix domain-containing protein, whose translation MRLKKEGFSIVSIAKLIGISRSSVYSCLNIKI comes from the coding sequence ATAAGGCTGAAAAAAGAAGGTTTCAGTATTGTCTCTATCGCCAAACTCATTGGAATATCAAGAAGCAGCGTTTATAGCTGTCTAAATATAAAAATATAA
- a CDS encoding LexA family protein encodes MITIIKKIDEPLLSKKLPFCTSAVRAGFPSPADDYRNPDLDLYEHLITHPSATFFLRVEGESMQGFGIFHDDLLIVDRALDAQSGDIVIAAVDGELTCKQLVKKMSFIISRPGTLIIHSFRYKIMILPCGVW; translated from the coding sequence ATGATAACAATAATAAAAAAAATTGACGAGCCACTTCTTTCAAAAAAATTACCGTTCTGCACATCAGCTGTGAGGGCGGGTTTTCCGTCGCCTGCAGATGATTATCGAAACCCTGATCTTGACCTCTATGAGCATCTGATAACCCATCCCAGTGCCACATTTTTCTTGAGGGTAGAGGGGGAATCCATGCAGGGGTTTGGCATTTTCCATGACGATCTGCTTATTGTTGACCGTGCGCTAGATGCTCAATCAGGGGATATTGTGATAGCCGCTGTGGATGGGGAGTTAACGTGTAAACAGCTGGTTAAAAAAATGAGTTTTATTATCTCCAGGCCGGGCACCCTGATTATCCACTCATTTCGTTACAAAATCATGATTTTACCCTGTGGGGTGTGGTGA
- a CDS encoding Y-family DNA polymerase, translating into MVGVLSNNDGCVVSRSNEIKPHVKMVMPAYQILDSIKQQAVLLSSNYELYGDISARVVNTLKQFSNRIEVYSIDESFLYLPALSLEEVRGFGLSIRETVKKHIGIPVGVGIGTTHTLAKFANFCVKQLEKCNGVCVFEPNSEETKRAMQHFPVGELWGVGRKLAPKLVALGIHTVWNLRNANPVEMRRRFSVVVEKMVYELRGISCIEMGEEHFRQNIMTSRSFGKSTSVYEELAEAVRRHAAKGGEKLRAQKSVAKAIMVLLKTNKHRIDLPQYYSRLACALPIPTNDSRTIIKTALVALQRIYKPNYHYIKAGVIMMLDTAPVHARQASLLDAIEVPDKQAGQALMKSIDVLNKKFGGNTVTFGSCSSTAPWQMRRNSCTPHYTTDWRQLAIVKAH; encoded by the coding sequence ATGGTGGGAGTTTTATCCAATAACGATGGCTGTGTGGTTTCTCGTTCCAACGAAATAAAACCCCACGTTAAAATGGTCATGCCAGCCTATCAGATACTGGACTCTATTAAACAGCAGGCAGTATTGTTGAGTTCTAACTACGAACTCTACGGTGATATCAGTGCCCGTGTAGTTAATACATTGAAGCAGTTTTCCAATAGAATTGAAGTTTATTCTATTGATGAGAGCTTTTTATATTTACCGGCTCTCTCACTAGAGGAGGTTAGAGGGTTTGGGCTATCTATCCGTGAAACGGTAAAGAAACACATCGGTATTCCCGTTGGTGTGGGTATTGGCACGACACACACATTGGCCAAATTTGCCAATTTTTGCGTCAAACAGTTAGAAAAATGTAACGGCGTTTGTGTTTTTGAGCCCAACAGTGAGGAAACCAAGCGTGCCATGCAGCATTTCCCAGTGGGAGAGCTGTGGGGCGTGGGTAGGAAACTGGCTCCAAAACTCGTAGCACTAGGTATCCATACGGTATGGAATTTACGAAATGCAAACCCTGTAGAAATGCGCCGCAGATTTTCGGTAGTGGTTGAAAAGATGGTCTACGAGTTGCGTGGTATTTCCTGTATTGAAATGGGAGAGGAGCATTTTCGGCAAAATATTATGACATCTCGTAGTTTTGGAAAATCTACCTCTGTTTATGAAGAATTGGCGGAGGCAGTCAGGCGTCATGCGGCCAAGGGTGGCGAAAAGCTTCGGGCCCAAAAGAGTGTGGCTAAAGCTATTATGGTTTTGCTTAAGACAAACAAGCATCGTATTGATTTACCACAATATTACTCACGCTTGGCTTGTGCCTTGCCGATACCTACAAATGATAGTCGGACAATTATCAAGACGGCTCTTGTAGCTCTACAGCGGATATATAAACCAAATTATCACTATATAAAAGCAGGGGTCATCATGATGTTGGATACAGCCCCTGTTCATGCGAGGCAAGCAAGCTTGCTGGATGCTATAGAAGTCCCAGATAAGCAAGCAGGGCAGGCGTTAATGAAGAGTATTGATGTCCTGAATAAAAAATTTGGCGGCAATACTGTAACGTTTGGCTCGTGTTCTTCCACAGCTCCATGGCAGATGCGTCGCAATAGCTGCACACCTCATTATACAACAGATTGGCGGCAACTCGCCATTGTGAAGGCTCATTAA